A stretch of Babesia bigemina genome assembly Bbig001, chromosome : III DNA encodes these proteins:
- a CDS encoding protein kinase domain containing protein, putative, with the protein MQQNTATAGCKAQLKEPCYSTQRRDASSRTSTLDSESYFYDSCPGGDMYPSGMKRIRRLSAGSKLSAYYYIGSELRVCADCNKKSTSRPVLRDIIDRRTGEPKVLKIISKSRLPPGPDGLVNWRMLCEKLLNFEPCANIMRVEQVWESETSFYVVTEKLVGGELFEFLLKEKVIPEDICKYIMKQIIQAVELLHNRNMLHRDIKPENIMFRNPTNSALPVPERYELVLIDFDTCKMMDNANSENIEIVNGKRRLVGTYGYLAPEILRGEEYSTASDMWSIGIVLYILMTGVPPVSMEKMYDAKSSHAVLTAAETNGIDFNMPPLIEFPLARDLCRRLLSFDRNKRIASATDALAHPWLVGLTSIFDRRLKIKNYSMGGNSQDRRHGPADSAPGGHIRALFGKSSAKGGNHETSSSSTKAEGTRKMPLLECDTAAESPRSKKRACMLYSVAVKSTVIQKHPSIKRSCFFF; encoded by the exons ATGCAGCAGAACACGGCGACCGCGGGCTGCAAGGCGCAGCTCAAGGAGCCCTGTTACTCCACCCAGCGACGAGATGCGTCCAGCAGAACGTCGACGTTAGACAGCGAGTCCTACTTCTACGATTCTTGTCCTGGAGGCGACATGTACCCTTCGGGTATGAAGAGGATCCGCAGGCTGTCCGCAGGAAGCAAGTTGTCTGCCTACTATTACATAGGTTCTGAGCTACGCGTTTGCGCTGATTGCAACAAAAAGAGCACGTCGAGGCCCGTGCTGAGGGACATCATCGACCGGAGAACCGGAGAACCCAAGGTGCTTAAAATCATATCCAAGTCGAGGCTGCCGCCTGGACCGGATGGACTCGTCAATTGGAGGATGTTGTGCGAGAAGCTGCTCAACTTCGAGCCGTGCGCGAACATCATGCGCGTTGAGCAGGTGTGGGAGTCCGAAACCAGTTTCTATGTGGTCACGGAGAAGCTGGTGGGGGGTGAGCTCTTCGAGTTCCTCCTGAAGGAGAAAGTCATTCCCGAAGATATTTGCAAGTACATCATGAAGCAGATCATCCAGGCtgtggagctgctgcataATAGGAATATGCTGCACCGCGACATAAAGCCGGAGAACATCATGTTCCGCAACCCGACCAACTCCGCACTCCCCGTGCCGGAGCGGTACGAGCTGGTTCTCATCGACTTCGATACCTGCAAAATGATGGACAACGCGAACTCAGAAAACATCGAGATCGTCAACGGGAAGAGGAGGCTCGTTGGTACCTACGGCTACCTCGCGCCGGAGATCCTGAGGGGGGAGGAGTACTCCACCGCCTCGGACATGTGGTCCATCGGCATTGTACTATACATCCTCATGACGGGAGTGCCACCGGTGTCCATGGAGAAAATGTACGACGCGAAATCGAGTCACGCCGTGCTCACGGCTGCGGAAACGAACGGAATTGATTTTAACATGCCACCGCTCATCGAGTTCCCGCTGGCCAGGGACCTGTGCCGCAGGCTCCTGAGCTTCGACAGGAACAAGCGCATCGCAAGCGCCACCGACGCCCTCGCGCATCCGTGGCTCGTGGGTCTAACCAGCATCTTCGACAGGAGACTCAAGATAAAGAACTACTCCATGGGCGGCAACTCGCAGGACCGGCGTCACGGTCCTGCTGACAGCGCGCCAGGCGGCCACATCCGCGCGCTCTTCGGCAAGAGCTCGGCCAAGGGCGGCAACCATGAAACTAGCAGCTCCAGTACCAAGGCGGAGGGCACACGCAAGATGCCCCTGCTCGAGTGCGACACTGCCGCCGAATCACCCAGAAGCAAGAAGCGTGCCTGCATG CTGTACAGTGTCGCAGTGAAAAGCACTGTAATACAAAAACATCCATCAATAAAACGCAGTTGTTTTTTCTTTTGA
- a CDS encoding core histone H2A/H2B/H3/H4 family protein, putative, protein MSGRGKGGKGLGKGGAKRHRKVLRDNIQGITKPAIRRLARRGGVKRISGLIYEEVRGVLKVFLENVIRDSVTYTEHARRKTVTAMDIVYSLKRQGRTLYGFGG, encoded by the coding sequence ATGTCTGGTCGCGGAAAGGGTGGTAAAGGTTTGGGAAAGGGTGGCGCCAAGCGTCATCGCAAGGTCTTGCGTGATAACATCCAGGGTATCACCAAGCCTGCCATCCGTCGTCTTGCTCGTAGGGGAGGTGTCAAGCGTATCTCCGGTCTGATCTACGAGGAGGTCCGTGGTGTGCTCAAGGTCTTCCTTGAGAACGTCATCAGGGACTCCGTCACCTACACCGAGCACGCCCGCAGGAAGACTGTGACTGCTATGGACATTGTTTACTCCCTCAAGAGGCAGGGCCGTACCCTTTACGGTTTCGGTGGTTAG
- a CDS encoding new-TRIOSEPHOSPHATE ISOMERASE, putative, with the protein MVAEYKSAGSSCVVCSQDVSAASSAAGPFTGEVTAGLLKDMDIEWTIIGHSERRGGGPLGIDERRELINRKLKAALAAGLKVIVCIGESGGRDTNYVIQQLEASHKAVTLNNSQDICTGITDSDDRLVIAYEPGGCVGTDRPAAPEEVNETITSIKSMAKCNVTRSRFIYGGSVDRSNASLYTRQPNVDGIMVGRLWQHPEFEPLLETI; encoded by the exons ATGGTAGCGGAGTACAAATCTGCCGGCTCTTCGTGCGTCGTTTGCAGCCAGGACGTGAGTGCAGCGTCCTCGGCGGCAGGACCGTTCACCGGTGAAGTGACGGCCGGCCTTCTAAAG GACATGGACATAGAATGGACTATAATTGGGCACTCCGAacgccgtggcggcggacCCCTCGGGATC GACGAGAGGAGAGAGCTCATCAACCGCAAGCTGAAGGCCGCACTAGCCGCCGGCTTGAAGGTGATAGTATGTATCG GGGAGTCCGGCGGCCGCGACACCAACTACGTCATCCAGCAGCTAGAGGCAAGCCACAAAGCAGTTACACTTAATAATTCACAGGACATATGCACGGGCATAACGGATTCCGACGACCGGTTGGTGATAGCGTACGAGCCGGGCGGCTGCGTCGGCACCGATCGCCCCGCCGCGCCCGAGGAAGTCAACGAAACCATCACGAGCATTAAAAGCATGGCAAAGTGCAACGTAACGCGGTCCCGCTTCATTTACGGCGGGTCCGTCGACCGCTCCAACGCCAGCCTGTACACCCGTCAGCCTAACGTCGACGGCATCATGGTGGGTCGGCTGTGGCAACACCCGGAATTCGAGCCACTTCTGGAGACCATATAA